A single window of Collinsella aerofaciens DNA harbors:
- a CDS encoding excinuclease ABC subunit UvrA produces the protein MTEQKMSPQAIEVRGARVHNLKDIDIDIPLGKLVGIAGVSGSGKSSLALGVLYAEGSRRYLEALSTYTRRRLTQAEHAQVDEVLHVPAALALHQRPSVPGVRSTFGTMTELNNSLRLLFSRCAHHVCPHCGARVEPSLNVAAGLSLTCPACGREFYAPSAEDLAFNSGGACPTCGGTGVMREVDEASLVPDESKTINEGAVLPWGTLMWDLMKQVAGEMGVRTDVPFNQLTPEERDIVFHGPAVKKHILYVPKNGEGATPLDFTYYNAVYTVENALAKVKDDKGLKRVARFLREGACRDCGGTRLSEAARQPQVCGINLAQAAAMTLGDAVEWVRGVPASLPPEMRPMATDICDSFLSVARRLVDLGLDYLSLDRAGATLSTGERQRVQLARVVRNRSTGVLYVLDEPSIGLHPANVDGLVGVMRDLVDDGNTVVVVDHDTRVLAEADYLVEMGPVAGAGGGSVIAAGTVDEVEQSQGSRIAPFLRAELKRLRPQVTDDEMFDQGHIRMATDAIHTVKPLEVDIPRGRLVAVTGVSGSGKTTLVLETLIPALKAQAAGERLPGHVRWVDAEGIGRANLIDATPIGANVRSTVATYADIHDELRRAFARTPEAKAAGYKAGAFSYNTGALRCPTCDGTGSISLDVQFLPDVEIICPACRGSRYAEAASHIHREGKDGSLLTLPQLMDMSVDEALDATVGLKKVQARLQTLHDLGLGYLTLGEPTPALSGGEAQRLKLASEMGRVQDDAVFVFDEPTIGLHPLDVQVLLSVFDGLVSKGATVIVIEHDLDLIRNADYVIDMGPGGGDAGGQIVCAGTPADIAACPKSVTGRYL, from the coding sequence GTGACGGAACAGAAGATGAGCCCGCAGGCTATCGAGGTACGCGGCGCGCGCGTCCATAACCTCAAAGACATCGATATCGATATTCCGCTGGGAAAGCTGGTGGGTATTGCCGGCGTATCGGGTTCGGGCAAGAGTTCGCTGGCACTGGGGGTTCTTTATGCCGAGGGTTCGCGCCGCTACTTGGAAGCGCTCAGCACCTATACTCGACGTCGCCTGACGCAGGCCGAACACGCCCAGGTGGATGAGGTATTGCACGTACCGGCGGCGCTCGCATTGCATCAGCGCCCCAGCGTGCCGGGCGTGCGCTCGACCTTTGGTACCATGACCGAGCTCAACAACAGCCTGCGCCTGCTCTTTAGCCGTTGCGCCCATCACGTGTGTCCGCACTGCGGGGCGCGCGTGGAGCCGAGCCTTAACGTGGCTGCGGGCCTGTCGCTCACGTGCCCTGCATGCGGTCGCGAGTTCTACGCGCCGAGCGCCGAGGACCTTGCCTTTAACAGCGGCGGTGCCTGTCCCACCTGCGGCGGCACCGGTGTCATGCGCGAGGTGGACGAAGCGAGCCTGGTGCCCGATGAGTCAAAGACTATCAACGAGGGCGCGGTGCTTCCCTGGGGTACGCTCATGTGGGATCTGATGAAGCAAGTGGCTGGCGAGATGGGCGTGCGCACCGATGTGCCGTTTAACCAGCTCACGCCTGAAGAACGCGACATCGTGTTCCACGGCCCGGCGGTTAAGAAGCACATTCTCTACGTTCCCAAAAACGGCGAGGGTGCCACGCCGCTCGACTTCACCTATTACAACGCCGTCTATACCGTCGAGAATGCGCTCGCCAAGGTTAAGGACGACAAGGGCCTCAAACGCGTTGCGCGCTTTTTGCGCGAGGGAGCATGCCGCGATTGCGGCGGCACGCGTCTCTCCGAGGCTGCGCGCCAGCCCCAGGTGTGCGGTATCAATCTGGCGCAGGCCGCGGCCATGACGCTTGGCGATGCGGTTGAGTGGGTGCGCGGGGTGCCCGCATCCTTGCCGCCCGAGATGCGGCCCATGGCGACGGATATCTGCGATTCGTTTTTGAGCGTGGCCCGTCGTCTGGTCGACCTGGGTCTCGATTACCTTTCACTCGACCGCGCTGGTGCCACGCTCTCCACGGGTGAGCGCCAGCGCGTTCAGCTCGCCCGCGTGGTGCGCAACCGATCGACGGGCGTGCTCTATGTGCTGGACGAGCCTTCGATCGGCTTACATCCCGCCAATGTCGACGGCTTGGTGGGCGTGATGCGCGATCTGGTGGATGACGGCAACACCGTGGTTGTTGTCGACCACGATACGCGCGTACTGGCGGAAGCCGACTATCTGGTCGAGATGGGCCCCGTTGCCGGAGCAGGCGGCGGCAGTGTAATCGCCGCTGGTACGGTAGACGAGGTCGAGCAATCGCAGGGCAGCCGTATCGCGCCGTTTTTGCGCGCCGAGCTCAAGCGCTTGCGTCCGCAGGTGACTGACGACGAAATGTTCGACCAGGGACATATCCGCATGGCAACCGATGCCATCCATACCGTCAAGCCGCTCGAGGTTGATATCCCGCGCGGCCGCCTTGTCGCGGTAACGGGCGTTTCGGGTTCGGGTAAGACGACGCTCGTGCTCGAGACGCTCATTCCTGCACTTAAGGCGCAGGCAGCTGGCGAGCGCTTGCCGGGGCACGTGCGTTGGGTCGATGCCGAGGGCATTGGCCGCGCAAATCTGATTGACGCTACGCCCATCGGCGCCAACGTACGCTCGACGGTAGCGACCTATGCCGACATTCATGACGAGCTGCGCCGCGCCTTCGCCCGTACGCCCGAGGCTAAGGCAGCCGGCTACAAGGCGGGCGCCTTTAGCTACAACACCGGCGCCTTGCGCTGCCCTACGTGTGACGGCACGGGCTCGATATCGCTCGACGTGCAGTTTTTGCCCGACGTCGAGATCATCTGCCCGGCATGCCGTGGTTCGCGCTACGCCGAGGCCGCCTCGCATATCCATCGCGAGGGCAAGGACGGGAGCTTGCTTACGTTGCCGCAGCTCATGGACATGAGTGTGGACGAGGCCCTCGACGCCACGGTGGGACTCAAGAAAGTCCAGGCGCGCTTGCAGACCTTGCATGACCTAGGCTTGGGCTATCTCACGCTCGGTGAGCCCACGCCGGCGCTCTCGGGCGGCGAGGCACAACGCCTTAAGCTCGCGAGCGAGATGGGCCGCGTGCAGGACGATGCCGTGTTCGTATTCGACGAGCCCACGATCGGACTACATCCGCTCGATGTTCAGGTGTTGCTGAGTGTGTTCGACGGCCTTGTTTCCAAGGGCGCCACGGTTATCGTGATCGAACACGATCTCGACCTTATCCGTAACGCCGATTATGTGATCGACATGGGCCCGGGCGGTGGCGACGCCGGCGGGCAAATCGTCTGCGCCGGCACGCCGGCGGATATCGCTGCCTGTCCCAAGAGCGTTACTGGCCGCTACCTATAG
- a CDS encoding ATP-binding protein: MNPNPFKPTAGKRPPILIGRESVIEDFEEGLDNGAGAPGRLILITGNRGCGKTVLLRELQRLANERGWAVVSDSASLGLCDRLADALRSNKPVVTSMELSPSFGRMSVEAARAKGETLRGLVNERLKKLDPGKGMLFAIDEAQSASIEELAALAVLYQQVLGDQDATGLSDSDQRGLALVFAGLPSMVDDLLEEPSVTFLRRAQQRTLGAISLPKVRDSYIQTVKNAGLYVDAGTADLAAHKSMGHPYMVQLVGYYMWRSAVRRGSQVIERHDVEDGHADAVSEFYEAVDAPLYYGLRSPQRLFIEAMAVDEGKPTRMADIIERCDRTQSWASKYRASLIRERVIEAAGYGLVRFTVPMLGAYVRDRVLWHE; this comes from the coding sequence ATGAATCCAAATCCCTTTAAGCCCACGGCTGGCAAGCGGCCTCCGATACTCATCGGTCGCGAGTCGGTCATCGAAGATTTCGAGGAAGGGCTCGATAACGGCGCCGGAGCGCCGGGCAGGCTCATACTCATTACGGGAAACCGCGGTTGCGGCAAGACGGTTCTCCTGCGGGAGCTGCAACGTCTAGCCAATGAGCGCGGATGGGCGGTTGTCTCCGATTCCGCTTCGCTTGGCTTATGCGACCGCTTGGCCGATGCACTTCGCTCGAATAAACCCGTTGTGACGTCAATGGAACTCAGTCCATCATTCGGGCGCATGTCGGTCGAGGCGGCGCGTGCAAAGGGTGAAACGCTGCGCGGGCTGGTCAACGAGCGCCTTAAGAAGCTCGATCCAGGCAAAGGCATGCTGTTTGCGATTGACGAGGCACAATCGGCGTCTATCGAGGAGCTGGCGGCCCTTGCCGTTCTCTATCAGCAGGTGCTCGGAGACCAGGATGCCACGGGCTTGTCCGATAGCGACCAGCGCGGTCTTGCGCTGGTGTTTGCCGGCTTACCCAGTATGGTTGACGATCTGCTCGAAGAGCCGAGCGTGACGTTTTTGCGGCGTGCCCAGCAGCGTACGCTGGGGGCGATTTCTTTGCCCAAGGTGCGCGATTCATATATCCAGACGGTCAAAAACGCTGGTCTTTACGTTGACGCGGGGACGGCGGATCTTGCGGCACACAAGAGCATGGGGCATCCCTATATGGTTCAGCTGGTGGGCTATTACATGTGGCGCTCTGCTGTCCGGCGTGGCTCGCAAGTCATCGAAAGGCACGATGTCGAGGATGGCCATGCGGATGCCGTCTCCGAGTTCTACGAAGCGGTTGACGCGCCTCTATATTACGGGCTGCGCAGTCCACAGCGCCTTTTTATCGAGGCCATGGCGGTTGACGAGGGCAAACCGACTCGCATGGCGGATATCATTGAGCGCTGCGATCGCACCCAGAGCTGGGCGAGCAAATATCGCGCAAGCCTGATTCGCGAGCGTGTCATCGAGGCTGCCGGATACGGCCTCGTCCGATTTACCGTGCCCATGCTGGGCGCGTACGTTCGCGATCGAGTTTTATGGCATGAGTAG
- a CDS encoding TetM/TetW/TetO/TetS family tetracycline resistance ribosomal protection protein, with protein sequence MSKQAVVGIVAHVDAGKTTLAEAMLFNAGRIRKRGRVDDGDSHLDTDAIERERGITIFSSQAVLDHGDTHVMLVDAPGHVDFSAEAERTLRALDYAILVVGANDGVQGHTETLWRLLARYDIPTFIYINKIDLENPGRDVLLAQLGQRLSEGCLDASELLAGGSVQEDAAALDEAALEEFLEAGELSVAMLSRMVAERKLFPCFAGSALKDQGVAELLDGICALMRERTWPQEFAARVYRVSRGERGERLAWVKVTGGMLHAKQMISGRSGAEAWEQKVDQVRIYNGEKYELAQEVAAGGICAVTGLAHVRPGDALGAEPAGDAPVIAPVLTYTVLPGEHDVHAVFKALTELADEDPMLGVSWNTHLEQIHLQLMGAVQLEVVQRVLADRFGLSIAFEPGGILYKETISQPVEGVGHFEPLRHYAEVHLRLEPLPAGSGVQFGTVTSTDELDLNWQRLALTNAMERDHLGVLTGSPVTDVRITLTGGRAHAKHTEGGDFRQATYRAIRQGFMQAREAGAAVLLEPWYHFELEVPGECVGRALSDATRMGAEYEPPTMAGDRAKLMGRVPASEVQDYALEVAAYTSGRGHLYLEFAGHAPCHDAERVIEAAAYKPEADLPNTPDSVFCSHGAGYTVKWHDVPATAHVKVDPATFRPWRAADAEFFGHM encoded by the coding sequence ATGTCGAAGCAAGCGGTCGTTGGAATTGTGGCGCATGTCGATGCCGGCAAGACCACGCTGGCCGAGGCCATGCTGTTCAACGCGGGTCGCATTCGCAAGCGCGGCCGCGTGGACGATGGTGATTCGCATCTGGACACTGACGCGATCGAGCGCGAGCGTGGCATCACGATTTTCTCGTCGCAGGCCGTACTCGACCATGGCGATACCCACGTCATGCTCGTGGATGCACCGGGGCATGTCGATTTTTCGGCCGAGGCGGAGCGCACATTGCGCGCGCTGGACTACGCGATTTTAGTTGTGGGCGCCAACGACGGCGTGCAGGGGCACACCGAAACCCTGTGGCGCCTGCTTGCACGCTATGACATCCCGACGTTCATCTATATCAACAAAATCGATTTGGAGAATCCCGGCCGCGATGTTTTGCTGGCACAACTTGGGCAACGTCTTTCCGAGGGCTGCCTGGATGCCAGCGAACTGCTGGCGGGCGGCTCCGTTCAGGAGGACGCTGCTGCGTTGGACGAGGCGGCGCTCGAGGAGTTTCTTGAGGCGGGTGAGCTTTCTGTCGCAATGCTGTCACGCATGGTTGCCGAGCGCAAATTGTTTCCCTGCTTTGCGGGATCGGCGCTCAAGGACCAGGGTGTGGCAGAGCTGCTCGACGGCATATGTGCTCTGATGCGCGAGCGAACATGGCCCCAGGAGTTCGCCGCGCGTGTCTACCGCGTGAGTCGTGGAGAGCGTGGCGAGCGTCTTGCCTGGGTCAAGGTGACGGGCGGCATGCTGCATGCCAAGCAGATGATTAGCGGACGTTCCGGTGCCGAGGCATGGGAGCAGAAGGTCGATCAGGTGCGCATCTATAACGGCGAGAAGTATGAGCTTGCCCAAGAAGTTGCCGCTGGCGGTATTTGTGCCGTGACGGGTCTTGCGCACGTTCGCCCAGGGGACGCCCTGGGTGCGGAGCCCGCGGGCGATGCGCCTGTCATTGCGCCGGTTCTCACCTATACGGTGCTTCCGGGCGAACACGATGTCCACGCGGTGTTCAAAGCACTGACAGAGTTAGCGGACGAAGATCCTATGCTCGGCGTAAGCTGGAATACTCATCTGGAGCAGATTCACCTGCAGCTGATGGGCGCCGTGCAACTCGAGGTCGTGCAGCGGGTGTTGGCAGATCGTTTTGGCCTTTCGATTGCGTTTGAGCCCGGCGGCATTCTCTATAAGGAGACTATTTCGCAGCCGGTCGAGGGCGTGGGCCACTTTGAGCCGCTGCGCCACTATGCCGAGGTACATCTGCGTTTGGAGCCGTTACCGGCGGGCTCGGGCGTGCAATTTGGCACCGTGACCTCGACTGACGAGCTCGACTTGAACTGGCAGCGTCTGGCGCTCACCAACGCCATGGAGCGCGATCACCTGGGCGTGCTGACTGGCTCGCCCGTCACCGATGTGCGCATTACGCTCACGGGCGGCCGTGCGCATGCCAAACACACCGAGGGCGGCGATTTTCGCCAGGCCACGTACCGCGCGATTCGCCAGGGGTTCATGCAGGCGCGTGAGGCGGGCGCGGCGGTGCTGTTGGAGCCGTGGTACCACTTTGAGCTCGAGGTGCCGGGGGAGTGTGTGGGCCGGGCGCTTTCGGATGCTACGCGTATGGGTGCCGAGTACGAGCCGCCGACGATGGCGGGAGACCGCGCCAAGCTCATGGGCCGCGTGCCGGCATCCGAAGTGCAGGATTACGCGCTGGAGGTGGCTGCCTATACGAGTGGCCGCGGGCATCTGTACCTGGAGTTTGCCGGCCACGCGCCCTGTCATGATGCTGAGCGCGTAATTGAGGCGGCCGCCTATAAGCCCGAGGCCGATCTGCCCAATACGCCCGACTCGGTCTTCTGCTCTCATGGCGCCGGCTACACCGTCAAGTGGCACGACGTCCCCGCCACGGCGCACGTAAAGGTCGATCCCGCCACCTTTCGCCCCTGGCGAGCAGCAGACGCCGAGTTTTTCGGCCACATGTGA
- a CDS encoding GNAT family N-acetyltransferase, with protein MIRKTLDTDIPAVMAIYDAARAFMRAHGNATQWPEGTPSAEQLAADIAAGGSYVCEVDGRVVATFAFLPGPDECYDVIEDGQWRSDTPYAVLHRVASDGTVHGIAAAMFAFAKERADHLRIDTHQDNLPMQGAIAKAGFKRAGIVYVSDGTPRVAFDWLREA; from the coding sequence ATGATCAGAAAAACCCTCGATACCGACATTCCCGCTGTCATGGCTATCTATGACGCGGCCCGCGCCTTTATGCGCGCGCATGGCAACGCCACACAGTGGCCCGAGGGCACGCCTTCTGCCGAGCAACTGGCTGCCGATATCGCCGCCGGTGGCAGCTATGTGTGCGAAGTCGATGGCCGCGTGGTGGCGACGTTTGCCTTTTTGCCCGGCCCGGACGAGTGCTATGACGTAATTGAGGATGGTCAATGGCGCAGCGACACTCCGTACGCCGTGCTGCACCGTGTGGCGTCCGATGGCACCGTGCACGGTATCGCGGCTGCGATGTTTGCCTTTGCCAAGGAGCGTGCCGATCACCTGCGCATCGACACGCATCAGGACAACCTGCCCATGCAGGGAGCCATCGCCAAGGCCGGGTTTAAGCGCGCCGGTATCGTATATGTGTCGGACGGTACGCCGCGCGTCGCGTTTGATTGGCTGCGCGAGGCATAA
- a CDS encoding class I SAM-dependent methyltransferase, with translation MGVVDPLSVARAAGLELIGKPEGLTLTDGTMELRADFGRMLPRLKQGRLQQELLVKAARTKGIESPWAIDATAGFGEDSLLLAAAGFAVDLYEQDCVIAALLKDALDRAADDPALATAVARMRLHAGEDSIAGLRHVAELIGRGELAAPDVVYLDPMFPERTKSAAVKKKFQLLHHLEQPCTDEESLVEAALAVHPRKVVIKRPVKGPLLAGVKPSYQLAGKAVRYDVLVPPRP, from the coding sequence ATGGGCGTCGTCGATCCCTTATCTGTTGCTCGGGCCGCGGGGCTTGAGCTGATCGGGAAGCCCGAGGGCCTCACGCTCACCGACGGCACGATGGAGCTGCGCGCGGATTTTGGCCGCATGCTGCCGCGACTCAAGCAGGGCCGTCTGCAGCAAGAGCTGTTGGTAAAGGCCGCGCGCACAAAAGGCATCGAGAGCCCATGGGCGATTGACGCCACGGCAGGCTTTGGCGAGGATTCGCTGCTGCTGGCGGCTGCGGGTTTTGCCGTCGATCTGTATGAGCAGGATTGCGTGATCGCGGCGCTCCTCAAGGATGCCTTGGATCGCGCGGCAGATGATCCGGCGCTTGCGACAGCCGTGGCGCGCATGCGCTTACATGCGGGCGAGGACAGCATTGCCGGTCTTCGCCATGTAGCTGAGTTGATCGGGCGGGGCGAGCTTGCCGCCCCCGACGTGGTGTATCTGGACCCCATGTTTCCCGAGCGCACCAAAAGTGCGGCGGTCAAAAAGAAGTTCCAACTCTTGCACCATCTGGAACAGCCATGTACCGATGAGGAATCGCTGGTCGAGGCGGCGCTTGCTGTGCATCCGCGCAAGGTCGTTATCAAGCGGCCGGTGAAGGGGCCACTGCTTGCCGGCGTTAAGCCGAGCTATCAACTTGCGGGCAAGGCCGTTCGTTACGATGTTTTGGTGCCGCCGCGCCCGTAG
- a CDS encoding methyltransferase domain-containing protein, with protein sequence MLLCPVCHEPLVDDERGAACAGGHRFDRAREGYLYLLRSSKSGDSMGDPKSQARSRRDFLNRGYYAPLRDAMVELVRERAAGCAASTNGPMTLLDICCGEGYYTSAMGAVPGVDAYGFDLGKEMVRLAAKRGDATYFVANMKDVPVADGAFDMVTELFAPFNEREFARVLAPEGSLYTVVPGARHLFGLKEVLYDTPYLNDEKLPKTTELELVGTQRVSANITLQTQADIEAVFQMTPYYYRTRPADKERLANLETLQTDIDFIIAEYRHS encoded by the coding sequence ATGTTGTTGTGTCCCGTTTGCCATGAACCGTTGGTGGACGATGAGCGTGGGGCCGCATGTGCGGGCGGACACCGGTTTGACCGTGCGCGCGAGGGTTATCTATATCTACTGCGCTCGTCCAAGAGCGGCGACTCCATGGGCGATCCCAAGTCGCAGGCACGCAGCCGTCGTGACTTTCTAAACCGTGGCTACTATGCGCCGTTGCGCGATGCAATGGTCGAGCTGGTGCGTGAGCGGGCGGCTGGGTGCGCTGCGTCTACGAACGGCCCCATGACGTTGCTCGATATTTGCTGCGGCGAGGGCTACTACACCAGCGCCATGGGCGCGGTGCCGGGTGTGGATGCTTACGGTTTCGACCTGGGCAAAGAGATGGTACGCCTTGCCGCCAAGCGCGGCGATGCGACCTATTTCGTGGCCAACATGAAGGACGTCCCCGTGGCCGATGGCGCCTTCGATATGGTGACCGAGCTCTTTGCCCCCTTTAACGAGCGCGAGTTTGCCCGCGTGCTGGCACCCGAGGGCTCGCTCTACACCGTGGTGCCGGGTGCCCGTCATCTCTTTGGGCTCAAGGAGGTGCTCTACGACACGCCGTACCTTAACGATGAGAAGCTGCCGAAGACCACCGAGCTCGAGTTGGTCGGAACGCAGCGGGTGTCTGCGAATATTACGCTCCAGACCCAGGCCGATATCGAGGCGGTGTTCCAGATGACGCCGTACTACTACCGCACGCGCCCTGCCGACAAAGAGCGCCTGGCAAACCTGGAAACGCTCCAGACCGATATCGACTTCATCATCGCCGAGTACCGCCACAGCTAA
- a CDS encoding MATE family efflux transporter — translation MADTVSKHIDMTTGSLWRNIPLFAFPVAATSILEQLSNLIATVIIGNFSGDQGTLAMAAVGSNVPLTSLMLNLFIGMSLGSNVVIANAIGRNDQNMVKRAVHTSILMALVGFVVIALGEIFAEPMLAALNVPAETMPLASLYLRVFLLSMPSILLYNFEAAIFRSVGITRMPLQALAVSTVLNIGLDLIFVPVLHWGVAGVAIATAIAYTVSAATLFIRLLKTDSVVRVTPRDLAIDPVALKRIVKIGLPAGIQSAVFAVANIIIQSAINSLGTEVMAASSAAMSLEYVCYNLLNSFSQACTTFVGQNHGARQIDRCTKTLKACLVEGGIVALTTIIVIVGLGREILSLFNSDPNIVSIGYIRVCSIFPAYAFSMFYENMSGYLRGFGISLTPALITMICVCGIRFYWVFCVFPHFRTFANIMMVYPISLGTTAFFMVVAVLLCHPARTYRATQAKATAR, via the coding sequence ATGGCTGACACCGTATCTAAGCACATTGACATGACCACCGGCTCGCTGTGGCGCAATATTCCCCTGTTCGCCTTCCCCGTGGCCGCCACGAGCATCTTGGAGCAGCTGTCGAACCTCATCGCCACGGTCATTATCGGTAACTTCTCGGGCGACCAGGGAACCCTCGCCATGGCGGCGGTCGGCTCCAATGTTCCGCTTACCAGTCTTATGCTCAACCTGTTTATTGGCATGTCGCTTGGCTCCAACGTGGTCATCGCCAACGCTATCGGCCGCAACGATCAGAACATGGTCAAACGCGCCGTCCATACCTCGATTTTAATGGCACTCGTGGGCTTTGTCGTCATCGCTCTGGGCGAGATCTTTGCCGAGCCCATGCTCGCCGCGCTCAACGTTCCCGCCGAGACCATGCCGCTCGCCTCACTCTATCTACGCGTCTTTTTGCTGAGCATGCCCTCGATTTTGCTCTACAACTTTGAGGCCGCGATCTTCCGCTCCGTCGGCATCACCCGCATGCCGCTGCAGGCGCTTGCCGTGTCCACCGTCCTCAACATTGGCCTGGACCTCATCTTTGTCCCCGTACTTCACTGGGGCGTCGCGGGCGTCGCCATCGCCACCGCCATCGCCTACACCGTCAGCGCCGCTACGCTCTTTATCCGCCTGCTCAAGACCGACTCTGTCGTCCGCGTCACCCCGCGTGACTTGGCTATCGACCCCGTCGCCCTCAAGCGCATCGTCAAGATCGGCCTGCCAGCCGGCATCCAAAGCGCCGTCTTTGCCGTAGCCAACATCATCATCCAGTCCGCCATCAACAGCCTGGGCACCGAGGTCATGGCGGCATCGAGCGCCGCCATGAGCTTGGAGTACGTATGCTACAACCTGCTCAACAGCTTTAGCCAGGCGTGCACCACCTTTGTGGGACAAAACCACGGTGCCCGCCAGATCGACCGCTGCACCAAAACGCTCAAGGCCTGCCTGGTCGAAGGCGGTATCGTCGCGCTCACCACGATCATCGTTATTGTCGGCCTGGGGCGCGAGATCTTGTCGCTGTTCAACAGCGATCCCAACATCGTCTCGATCGGCTATATCCGCGTGTGCTCGATCTTCCCGGCGTACGCCTTTAGCATGTTCTACGAAAACATGTCAGGCTACCTGCGCGGCTTTGGCATCTCGCTCACACCCGCCCTCATCACCATGATCTGCGTCTGCGGCATCCGCTTCTACTGGGTGTTCTGCGTGTTCCCGCACTTCCGCACCTTTGCGAACATCATGATGGTCTACCCCATCAGCCTGGGCACCACGGCGTTCTTTATGGTCGTGGCGGTACTACTTTGCCACCCGGCACGCACCTATCGCGCCACCCAAGCCAAAGCGACAGCCCGCTAA
- a CDS encoding LysR family transcriptional regulator produces the protein MASRYQIVCMVVDRGSLKGAADELGYTQSAVSQAVKALERELGTTLIERGKQGVSLTRDGKQYLPYLRQIVTAELELEGKRQELLGLSSTDIRIATFTNVSRTVLPRVIRDFGALHPGVRFTLKQGDYTRNAQWVHDGVVDFCFTARGFTAGLEKRVVYHDELVALLPAAHPLTAKEKVTLADLASEPFVLLDEGEQSLVLDAFAAHGLSPHVTSEVTDDYTIMAMVEEGLGVSMLYRRTVEGMRADIRVRPIVHAPSRDVVAAWRSWDTMPIATRRFIDYMSSHIVN, from the coding sequence ATGGCATCGCGGTATCAGATTGTTTGTATGGTGGTCGACCGCGGCAGCCTTAAAGGCGCGGCGGACGAGTTGGGCTATACGCAAAGTGCGGTGAGCCAGGCCGTCAAGGCGCTCGAGCGCGAGCTGGGCACCACGCTTATCGAGCGCGGAAAGCAGGGCGTTTCGCTTACGCGCGACGGTAAACAATATCTGCCGTACCTGCGCCAGATTGTGACCGCCGAGCTCGAGCTCGAGGGCAAGCGGCAGGAGCTGCTGGGGCTTTCGTCGACTGATATTCGCATCGCGACGTTTACCAACGTGAGTCGAACCGTGTTGCCGCGCGTGATCCGCGATTTTGGAGCCCTGCACCCGGGCGTTCGCTTTACCCTCAAGCAGGGCGATTACACGCGCAACGCCCAGTGGGTGCACGATGGCGTGGTTGATTTTTGCTTTACGGCACGCGGATTTACCGCTGGGCTCGAGAAGCGCGTGGTCTATCACGACGAGTTGGTGGCATTGTTGCCGGCCGCGCATCCGCTGACGGCAAAGGAAAAGGTGACACTCGCCGACCTGGCGTCCGAGCCGTTTGTACTGCTGGATGAGGGCGAACAGAGCCTGGTGCTCGATGCATTTGCGGCGCATGGGCTGTCGCCGCACGTGACGAGCGAGGTGACTGACGACTACACCATCATGGCGATGGTGGAGGAGGGCCTAGGCGTGAGCATGCTCTACCGTCGTACTGTGGAGGGCATGCGAGCCGATATTCGTGTGCGGCCCATCGTGCATGCCCCCTCGCGCGACGTGGTGGCCGCCTGGCGCAGCTGGGACACCATGCCTATCGCCACGAGGCGCTTTATCGACTATATGAGCTCGCATATTGTCAATTAA
- a CDS encoding DMT family transporter: protein MDRKKAIALSFSVPVAWGFSYPLMKIGMDSMNATSIVALRCIIAFVACLLLFHKRAFRINRDLMVRAAIIGAIMATELTCMCLGSSLTSASTAGFLQSLTVVIVPFANAALLRRAPERKVLIGTAIVTCGMLLLSGADFTSLNPGAIIMLLSAFIYASHIIVAKRFVEEVDPLSLGVWQLGFGGLFSGIAACVFGGFALPSTPSEIVVVVALALICSAYGFITQTLVQPHVPAETTGFAFSLEPVCSAVFSFFLVGEVLSPIAFFGAALILTGVMVATVELPRLRAHGQARMAGAPEHVS, encoded by the coding sequence ATGGATCGCAAAAAAGCAATCGCGCTCTCATTTTCCGTTCCCGTCGCATGGGGCTTTTCGTATCCCCTCATGAAGATCGGCATGGACAGCATGAACGCCACGAGCATCGTCGCGTTGCGCTGCATCATCGCCTTTGTGGCCTGTCTGCTGCTCTTCCACAAGCGCGCGTTCCGCATCAACCGCGACCTTATGGTTCGTGCCGCTATCATCGGCGCCATTATGGCAACCGAGCTCACCTGCATGTGCTTGGGCTCCAGCCTCACTTCTGCCTCCACTGCCGGCTTTTTGCAGAGCCTGACGGTCGTGATCGTGCCGTTTGCCAACGCCGCCCTGCTGCGCCGCGCCCCCGAGCGCAAGGTGCTCATCGGCACGGCTATCGTCACCTGCGGCATGCTGCTGCTCTCGGGCGCCGACTTTACCAGCCTGAATCCCGGCGCGATCATCATGCTGCTCTCGGCCTTTATCTATGCCAGCCACATTATCGTGGCCAAGCGCTTTGTCGAAGAAGTCGATCCGCTGTCCCTGGGCGTTTGGCAGCTGGGCTTTGGCGGCCTGTTCTCGGGCATTGCCGCATGCGTCTTTGGCGGTTTCGCACTTCCCAGTACGCCCAGCGAGATCGTGGTCGTCGTTGCCCTCGCGCTCATCTGCTCTGCCTACGGCTTTATCACCCAGACGCTCGTGCAGCCCCACGTGCCCGCCGAGACCACCGGTTTCGCCTTCTCGCTCGAGCCGGTCTGCTCCGCCGTCTTTTCGTTCTTCCTGGTCGGCGAGGTCCTGAGCCCCATCGCCTTCTTTGGCGCCGCCCTCATCCTCACCGGCGTCATGGTAGCAACCGTCGAGCTTCCGCGCCTCCGCGCACATGGACAGGCTCGCATGGCAGGAGCGCCCGAGCACGTCTCGTAG